A region from the Sandaracinus amylolyticus genome encodes:
- a CDS encoding porin has translation MLTRVSFALAFVLASSVPVRPASAQQVPVAAPAPRDPSLARDHVEPASAVPAPPPSDPLTLHATAPGVELGFSPDEGAFVRNADRSFSLQIGLLVQVRYQLSSTPDPARESEFIVRMVRPQLRGTVLAPWIRYVVQAELAGTGARLLDLQIDVQPHEAIGLRVGQFLTPFSRTFTTPVPRLLFPDFSIANDAFRADRDTGAMIFGTPFDGLFEYDVGVFNGNRIDQGGNDDDEMLYMARLVASPLGRVALDETPALAAHVPFRVSIGVNGYLGEITRTEPRVDATTGLPTTATLGIEHQRTLGADVAAQWETLAFQAEIYYRDATLVDGTTRDAIGGYAHLAWMFFRPYLDVAARVSVVDPDLATAGDVLRVVEGLIDFYALGNHLKLQLRYANTTDERQHETARATIHSGTLQTQLAF, from the coding sequence ATGCTCACGCGAGTCTCGTTCGCGCTGGCGTTCGTGCTGGCGTCGTCGGTCCCGGTCCGCCCCGCGTCCGCGCAGCAGGTGCCGGTCGCCGCACCAGCGCCGCGAGATCCCTCCCTCGCTCGCGATCACGTCGAGCCCGCGAGCGCGGTCCCGGCGCCGCCACCGAGCGACCCGCTCACGCTCCACGCCACCGCGCCGGGCGTGGAGCTCGGCTTCTCGCCCGACGAAGGGGCGTTCGTGCGCAACGCCGATCGCTCGTTCTCGCTGCAGATCGGGCTGCTCGTGCAGGTTCGCTACCAGCTCTCGTCGACGCCCGATCCCGCGCGCGAGAGCGAATTCATCGTCCGGATGGTGCGCCCGCAGCTGCGCGGCACCGTGCTCGCGCCGTGGATCCGCTATGTCGTGCAGGCCGAGCTCGCCGGGACGGGCGCGCGCCTGCTCGATCTCCAGATCGACGTCCAGCCGCACGAAGCGATCGGCCTCCGCGTCGGCCAATTCCTCACGCCCTTCTCGCGCACGTTCACCACGCCCGTCCCGCGCCTGCTCTTCCCCGACTTCTCGATCGCGAACGACGCCTTCCGCGCCGACCGCGACACCGGCGCGATGATCTTCGGCACGCCCTTCGACGGTTTGTTCGAGTACGACGTCGGCGTCTTCAACGGAAACCGCATCGATCAGGGCGGCAACGACGACGACGAGATGCTCTACATGGCGCGCCTCGTCGCGAGCCCGCTCGGGCGTGTCGCGCTCGACGAGACGCCGGCCCTCGCCGCGCACGTGCCGTTCCGCGTCTCGATCGGCGTGAACGGATACCTCGGTGAGATCACGCGCACCGAGCCGCGCGTCGACGCGACCACCGGGCTTCCGACCACCGCGACGCTCGGCATCGAGCACCAGCGCACGCTCGGCGCCGACGTCGCAGCGCAGTGGGAGACGCTCGCGTTCCAGGCCGAGATCTACTACCGCGACGCGACGCTCGTCGACGGCACGACACGCGACGCGATCGGCGGGTACGCGCACCTCGCGTGGATGTTCTTCCGGCCGTATCTCGACGTCGCAGCGCGCGTGAGCGTCGTCGATCCCGACCTCGCGACCGCGGGCGACGTGCTGCGCGTCGTCGAAGGACTGATCGACTTCTACGCGCTCGGGAACCACTTGAAGCTGCAGCTGCGGTACGCGAACACGACCGACGAGCGCCAGCACGAGACGGCACGCGCGACGATCCACAGCGGGACGCTGCAGACCCAGCTCGCGTTCTGA
- a CDS encoding complex I subunit 4 family protein, with amino-acid sequence MSAPVLTILIALPALGALALPVIRDERSARVASILVAAATFTLASAIALSFARTPGAHLVELGPSVPLVGARWHLGVDGLAAPFLPLASLLALGVLVAAPREETRRGSSVAVLLTLSMTLGVYLALDVLLLTAFWIACLVPGAMELHRARRIELARMVDVYLVLGSLPIVAAAIVIGVSRASAGAALPFDLANASAAPMPPSGQHVVFVLLALAVLIRKAITPFHSWMPVLIERGPIGIATMIAGTHLGAFLVARLMIPLLPEAARADLPLLAGLALVSALYNAFVALSQHDMRRMLGFVVTSQLGLVLVGLAEVDSNSVHGAMLQMVAVAITTAGMLVIAGAIGARCGTTEMRRLGGLAARFPRMAAAFFLLALAAIGLPGSLQYVAEDLLLHGLLDGHPFVATVLLVVTVLNGITLLRAFFTTFYGAAREPRLVGPEVRDLVARERVVVLAAIAIGVVSGVAPAPLLALRADAVRALAIASEHAGPDAPTIDAPH; translated from the coding sequence GTGAGCGCGCCGGTGCTGACGATCCTGATCGCGCTGCCCGCGCTGGGCGCGCTCGCGCTGCCTGTGATCCGCGACGAGCGCTCCGCGCGCGTCGCGTCGATCCTCGTCGCCGCCGCGACCTTCACGCTCGCCTCTGCGATCGCGCTCTCCTTCGCGCGCACGCCGGGCGCGCACCTCGTCGAGCTCGGGCCGTCCGTCCCGCTCGTCGGCGCGCGTTGGCACCTCGGCGTCGACGGGCTCGCCGCGCCCTTCCTGCCGCTCGCGTCGCTGCTCGCGCTCGGCGTGCTCGTCGCGGCGCCGCGCGAGGAGACGCGCCGCGGGTCGTCGGTCGCGGTGCTGCTCACGCTCTCGATGACGCTCGGCGTGTACCTCGCGCTCGACGTGCTGCTGCTCACGGCGTTCTGGATCGCATGCCTGGTGCCGGGCGCGATGGAGCTGCACCGCGCGCGTCGCATCGAGCTCGCGCGCATGGTCGACGTGTACCTCGTGCTCGGCTCGCTCCCGATCGTCGCCGCCGCGATCGTGATCGGGGTGTCGCGCGCGAGCGCGGGCGCCGCGCTGCCCTTCGATCTCGCGAACGCGTCGGCGGCCCCGATGCCTCCATCGGGCCAGCACGTCGTGTTCGTGCTGCTCGCGCTCGCCGTGCTGATCCGCAAGGCGATCACGCCGTTCCACTCGTGGATGCCGGTGCTGATCGAGCGCGGCCCGATCGGCATCGCGACGATGATCGCGGGCACGCACCTCGGCGCGTTCCTGGTCGCGCGCCTGATGATCCCGCTGCTGCCCGAAGCGGCGCGCGCCGATCTCCCGCTGCTCGCGGGGCTCGCGCTCGTGAGCGCGCTCTACAACGCGTTCGTCGCGCTCTCGCAGCACGACATGCGGCGCATGCTCGGGTTCGTCGTGACGAGCCAGCTCGGGCTCGTGCTGGTCGGGCTCGCGGAGGTCGACTCGAACAGCGTGCACGGCGCGATGCTGCAGATGGTCGCGGTCGCGATCACCACCGCGGGCATGCTCGTGATCGCCGGCGCGATCGGCGCGCGCTGCGGCACGACGGAGATGCGTCGTCTCGGCGGCCTCGCTGCTCGCTTCCCGCGCATGGCGGCCGCGTTCTTCCTGCTCGCGCTCGCCGCAATCGGCCTGCCGGGATCGCTCCAGTACGTCGCGGAGGATCTGCTGCTGCACGGGCTGCTCGACGGGCATCCTTTCGTCGCGACGGTGTTGCTCGTCGTGACCGTGCTCAACGGCATCACGCTGCTGCGCGCGTTCTTCACCACGTTCTACGGCGCGGCGCGCGAGCCGCGCCTCGTCGGGCCCGAGGTGCGCGACCTCGTCGCGCGCGAGCGCGTCGTGGTCCTCGCGGCCATCGCGATCGGCGTCGTCTCGGGCGTCGCGCCCGCGCCGCTGCTCGCGCTGCGCGCCGACGCCGTGCGCGCGCTCGCGATCGCGAGCGAGCACGCCGGGCCCGACGCGCCGACGATCGACGCGCCTCACTGA
- a CDS encoding proton-conducting transporter membrane subunit — MDLVAPTLSELRVALALVVALPAIAGGVLGLAMLARRAPSEATIGRLVSWSIGLSTVLSVVLTGGWIALGATARDVHLATWFAVPGHAFTIGALLDALSLTLTLVTNVVCFLVARFSIRYLHREPGYARFFLLLCVFTTGMHVLVLAGSYDLLFVGWELVGLASVLLIAFFSHRSGPVGGAVRAMITYRVADVGLLVAGILLHQAAGSAELADAFAGGAHGLHHAHGIASATTIGLLLLLAVLGKSAQLPLGGWLPRAMEGPTPSSALFYGALSVHAGVYLLLRSAPLLEASPVASAAVAIVGALTAVHATMVARTQSDAKSLLAYATITQVGLMLVEIGLHLWTWALVHMVAHAFLRLLQLLRTPSALRDAQEIRAALATTPAPRPSLWARMLPATTLAWLQHLALRRFFVDEILARFVVEPVMRASRALDRVERHGVAALSGWTRASEPVEPLSVSASPRSHEEPLP; from the coding sequence ATGGATCTGGTCGCACCGACGCTGTCGGAGCTCCGCGTCGCGCTCGCGCTCGTCGTGGCGCTACCCGCGATCGCCGGAGGCGTGCTCGGCCTCGCGATGCTCGCGCGACGCGCGCCGAGCGAGGCGACGATCGGGCGCCTCGTGTCGTGGTCGATCGGCCTCTCGACCGTGCTCTCGGTCGTGCTGACCGGCGGGTGGATCGCGCTCGGCGCGACCGCGCGCGACGTGCACCTCGCGACGTGGTTCGCAGTGCCCGGCCACGCGTTCACGATCGGCGCGCTGCTCGACGCGCTCTCGCTGACGTTGACGCTCGTCACGAACGTCGTCTGCTTCCTCGTCGCGCGCTTCTCGATCCGCTACCTGCACCGCGAGCCCGGATACGCGCGCTTCTTCCTGCTGCTCTGTGTCTTCACCACGGGCATGCACGTGCTCGTGCTCGCGGGGAGCTACGACCTGCTCTTCGTCGGGTGGGAGCTCGTCGGGCTCGCGTCGGTGCTGCTGATCGCGTTCTTCTCGCATCGCAGCGGTCCGGTCGGCGGCGCGGTGCGCGCGATGATCACGTACCGCGTCGCCGACGTCGGGCTGCTCGTCGCCGGAATCCTGCTGCACCAAGCGGCGGGCTCGGCGGAGCTCGCGGACGCGTTCGCCGGCGGCGCGCACGGGCTGCATCACGCGCACGGCATCGCGAGCGCGACGACGATCGGGCTCCTCCTGCTCCTCGCGGTGCTCGGCAAGTCCGCGCAGCTGCCGCTCGGAGGATGGCTGCCGCGCGCGATGGAAGGGCCCACTCCTTCGAGCGCGCTCTTCTATGGCGCGCTCTCGGTCCACGCCGGTGTGTACCTGCTCCTGCGCTCCGCGCCGCTGCTCGAGGCGTCGCCCGTCGCGTCCGCCGCGGTCGCGATCGTGGGCGCGCTCACCGCGGTGCACGCGACGATGGTGGCGCGCACCCAGAGCGACGCGAAGAGCCTGCTCGCGTACGCGACCATCACGCAGGTCGGGTTGATGCTCGTCGAGATCGGCCTGCACCTCTGGACGTGGGCGCTGGTGCACATGGTCGCGCACGCGTTCCTGCGCCTGCTGCAGCTGCTGCGCACGCCCTCGGCGCTGCGCGACGCGCAGGAGATCCGCGCCGCGCTCGCGACGACCCCGGCGCCGCGACCGAGCCTCTGGGCGCGCATGCTCCCGGCGACGACGCTCGCGTGGCTGCAGCACCTCGCGCTGCGCCGCTTCTTCGTCGACGAGATCCTCGCGCGCTTCGTCGTCGAGCCGGTGATGCGCGCGTCGCGCGCGCTCGATCGCGTCGAGCGCCACGGCGTCGCGGCGCTGAGCGGTTGGACGCGCGCGAGCGAGCCAGTCGAGCCGCTGTCCGTGTCCGCGAGCCCGCGCTCGCACGAGGAGCCGCTGCCGTGA
- a CDS encoding YbcC family protein gives MSAPSGPRPLPDLDALIDDALEHAAHLLPAQAPIGDFVHHNTLHALQHLEFHDAIAAAHETHDAEGYLAEDAYRRAWRDGRIDDRDVERALASRARRVPDERLVWISRRELERLVLRHGVDAASAQGLRWASDELGATHRFREDVPSDVRARVIATTRSWLVSLDARDEASIDRVLAPVVRVAAIRAELARDPERAAVETLWAACRALAPESEDRERETLLARVGHDRTLRDLMVAIGAPDPAIPANGELVRFLGAFLDRGMARWPMTGRDAGLRASYRAHLGVAPALLPPWLRAVSRRLDASAELSTNALITSCLEELGVAHDAWHDHVARVLLVLSGWSGMVARLERVERDPRASLRELLAIRLVLDLECLRESARAIGHRGPIARLPETVRRTRRRDERRNAHEGAWRLFQLCQLAGIAAPALLLAGADQTARILAALDEFDAMTRRRVLHEAFEHHHAREVLGALADNVARPADLASGAPRFQLAFCIDDREEGIRRHFEALGPDHVTFGVAGFFGVAMQYRGLDDPTLTPLCPVVVQPSHRVEEHPLAEHAPASERRRRLRAWIAWLRHEIADASRSMARGAALTPLVGLLAALPLAARVLFPRLAHRAVERVERWLLPGPRTALALQQEHHHHEHAPNALGFTLAERADRVAGTLVSLGLTRDFAPLVVLLGHGASTVNNPHQSAYDCGACGGRNGGPNARAFAAMANEPAVREALRARGIDIPESTWFLGGLHDTTTDGITLFDVERVPAALRAELAALQRALDTARALSAHERCRRFEHAPLRLDPEAALAHVEERSVDLSQARPELGHATNAACIVGRRSLSRGLFLDRRAFLVSYDPTQDDARGTVLERILAAVVPVGASISLEYYFSTVDDERWGAGTKLPHNLAGLLGVMEGTTGDLRTGLPRQMTEVHEPVRLLCVIEASPDVVLGIAERQPEVKELVTRGWVRLACLDPTTRVISCLGPDGFAPFEHDATALPVVRRAMDWYEGRSGFVPPARIERASAARGT, from the coding sequence GTGAGCGCTCCCTCGGGCCCGCGGCCTCTCCCGGATCTCGACGCCCTGATCGACGACGCCCTCGAGCACGCCGCGCATCTCCTCCCTGCGCAGGCGCCCATCGGCGACTTCGTCCATCACAACACGCTGCACGCGCTGCAGCACCTCGAGTTCCACGACGCGATCGCGGCCGCGCACGAGACGCACGACGCCGAGGGCTACCTGGCGGAGGACGCGTATCGCAGAGCATGGCGCGACGGACGCATCGACGATCGCGACGTCGAGCGCGCGCTCGCGTCGCGCGCGCGCCGTGTGCCCGACGAGCGGCTCGTGTGGATCTCCCGACGCGAGCTCGAGCGCCTCGTGCTGCGCCACGGCGTGGACGCGGCGTCCGCGCAGGGGCTGCGGTGGGCGAGCGACGAGCTCGGCGCGACGCATCGCTTCCGCGAGGACGTGCCGAGCGACGTGCGAGCGCGCGTGATCGCGACGACGAGGAGCTGGCTCGTCTCGCTCGATGCGCGCGACGAGGCGTCGATCGATCGCGTGCTCGCGCCCGTCGTGCGGGTGGCCGCGATTCGCGCGGAGCTCGCGCGGGATCCCGAGCGCGCAGCGGTCGAGACGTTGTGGGCGGCGTGCCGTGCGCTCGCACCGGAGAGCGAGGATCGCGAGCGAGAGACGCTGCTCGCGCGCGTCGGTCACGATCGCACGCTGCGCGATCTGATGGTCGCGATCGGCGCGCCCGATCCCGCGATCCCGGCGAACGGCGAGCTGGTGCGCTTCCTCGGCGCGTTCCTCGATCGCGGCATGGCCCGCTGGCCGATGACGGGTCGCGACGCGGGGCTGCGCGCCTCGTACCGCGCGCACCTCGGCGTCGCTCCGGCGCTCCTGCCGCCGTGGCTGCGCGCGGTGTCGCGTCGCCTCGATGCCAGCGCCGAGTTGTCGACGAACGCGCTGATCACGTCGTGCCTGGAGGAGCTCGGCGTCGCGCACGACGCGTGGCACGACCACGTCGCGCGCGTGCTGCTCGTGCTGTCGGGCTGGAGCGGGATGGTCGCGCGCCTCGAGCGCGTGGAGCGGGATCCGCGCGCGTCGCTGCGCGAGCTGCTCGCGATCCGGCTGGTGCTCGATCTCGAGTGCCTGCGCGAGTCGGCGCGCGCGATCGGACATCGCGGACCGATCGCGCGACTGCCGGAGACGGTGCGGCGCACCAGGAGGCGCGACGAGCGACGGAACGCGCACGAGGGCGCGTGGCGGCTCTTCCAGCTGTGTCAGCTCGCGGGGATCGCGGCGCCCGCGCTGCTGCTCGCGGGCGCGGATCAGACCGCGCGGATCCTCGCGGCGCTCGACGAGTTCGACGCGATGACGCGCCGGCGCGTGCTGCACGAGGCGTTCGAGCACCACCACGCGCGCGAGGTGCTCGGTGCGCTCGCGGACAACGTCGCGCGTCCCGCGGATCTCGCGTCCGGGGCGCCGCGCTTCCAGCTCGCGTTCTGCATCGACGATCGCGAAGAAGGGATTCGCCGGCACTTCGAGGCGCTCGGGCCCGATCACGTGACGTTCGGTGTCGCGGGGTTCTTCGGGGTCGCGATGCAGTACCGCGGGCTCGACGATCCGACGCTGACGCCGCTGTGCCCGGTGGTCGTGCAGCCGTCGCATCGCGTCGAAGAACATCCGCTCGCGGAGCACGCGCCCGCGTCGGAACGCCGCCGGCGACTGCGCGCGTGGATCGCGTGGCTCCGTCACGAGATCGCCGACGCGTCGCGATCGATGGCGCGCGGCGCTGCGCTGACGCCGCTGGTCGGTCTGCTCGCGGCCCTTCCGCTCGCGGCGCGCGTGCTCTTCCCACGTCTCGCGCATCGCGCGGTGGAGCGCGTCGAGCGCTGGCTGCTGCCCGGTCCGCGCACCGCTCTCGCGCTGCAGCAGGAGCACCATCATCACGAGCACGCACCGAACGCGCTCGGGTTCACGCTCGCCGAGCGCGCCGATCGGGTCGCCGGGACGCTCGTGAGCCTCGGCCTGACGCGAGACTTCGCGCCGCTCGTCGTCCTGCTCGGGCACGGCGCGAGCACCGTGAACAACCCGCACCAGTCCGCGTACGACTGCGGCGCGTGTGGAGGTCGCAACGGCGGGCCCAACGCGCGCGCCTTCGCCGCGATGGCGAACGAGCCCGCGGTGCGCGAGGCGCTGCGCGCGCGGGGCATCGACATCCCCGAGAGCACGTGGTTCCTCGGGGGCCTGCACGACACCACGACGGACGGAATCACGCTCTTCGACGTCGAGCGCGTGCCTGCGGCCCTCCGCGCGGAGCTCGCTGCGCTGCAGCGCGCTCTCGACACCGCGCGTGCGCTCTCGGCGCACGAGCGCTGCCGCCGCTTCGAGCACGCGCCGCTGCGCCTCGATCCCGAGGCTGCGCTCGCGCACGTCGAGGAGCGGTCCGTCGATCTGAGCCAGGCGCGCCCCGAGCTCGGCCACGCGACGAACGCTGCGTGCATCGTCGGCCGGCGTTCGCTGAGCCGCGGGCTCTTCCTCGATCGCCGCGCGTTCCTCGTCTCCTACGATCCGACGCAGGACGACGCGCGCGGCACCGTGCTGGAGCGCATCCTCGCGGCCGTCGTGCCCGTCGGGGCGAGCATCAGCCTCGAGTACTACTTCTCGACCGTCGACGACGAGCGCTGGGGCGCGGGCACGAAGCTGCCGCACAACCTCGCGGGCCTGCTCGGCGTGATGGAGGGGACGACGGGCGATCTGCGCACGGGTCTGCCGCGACAGATGACCGAGGTGCACGAGCCCGTCCGTCTTCTCTGCGTGATCGAAGCGAGCCCCGACGTCGTGCTCGGCATCGCGGAGCGGCAGCCCGAGGTGAAGGAGCTCGTGACGCGCGGCTGGGTGCGGCTCGCTTGTCTCGATCCGACGACGCGCGTGATCTCGTGCCTCGGGCCCGACGGATTCGCGCCGTTCGAGCACGATGCGACCGCGCTGCCGGTCGTGAGGCGGGCGATGGACTGGTACGAAGGACGGAGCGGCTTCGTGCCGCCGGCGCGCATCGAGCGCGCGAGCGCAGCACGAGGAACGTGA
- a CDS encoding SulP family inorganic anion transporter: MHTRAPAEGLAGLRETWRADVVSGFLVFLIALPLCLGISMASGFPPVAGILTAIVGGVVATFFGSAPLTIKGPAAGLIVIALGAVQDLGGGDPILGYRRALATIVIAGVIQVVFSLVRAGALGDLFPSSVVHGMLAAIGVIIIAKQVHVMLGVPGVSGEPLELLARIPASIASMNPEIVVIGTLSLIVLFGMPMLPWSWTKKIPPPLVVVVLAMSLASYFDLGHEHHYHVASHDYVVGPSFLVRLPGSLLSAITLPDFSSAFDATSIRYVVMFALVGSIESLLSAKAVDSLDPLKRRSDLDRDLLATGIGNVIAGMIGGLPMISEIVRSSANVNNGARTRLANFSHGVFLLLFVSVAPWLLQRIPLAALAAMLVYTGLRLASPQELARTWRIGREQMVIFGATLLVTLATDLLVGVLAGILVKTALHWRNGMPLRNVLRPHVEVIEDGEVTTLRIAQAAVFSNFLTIKRHLAQVPAQRSVVIDLSGTHIVDHTVMERLHELMDEWNLVGRQLEVIGLDAHRGLSEHPLAARKKALEVA, translated from the coding sequence ATGCACACGAGAGCACCCGCCGAAGGGCTCGCAGGGCTTCGCGAGACGTGGCGCGCGGACGTCGTCTCCGGCTTCCTCGTCTTCTTGATCGCGTTACCGCTGTGCCTCGGCATCTCGATGGCGAGCGGGTTCCCGCCGGTCGCGGGGATCCTCACCGCGATCGTCGGAGGCGTCGTCGCGACGTTCTTCGGCAGCGCGCCGCTGACGATCAAAGGTCCGGCCGCGGGCCTCATCGTGATCGCGCTCGGCGCCGTGCAGGACCTCGGCGGCGGCGATCCGATCCTCGGCTACCGCCGCGCGCTCGCGACGATCGTCATCGCGGGCGTCATCCAAGTCGTCTTCTCGCTCGTCCGCGCCGGCGCGCTCGGCGATCTCTTCCCGTCGTCGGTCGTGCACGGGATGCTCGCCGCGATCGGCGTGATCATCATCGCGAAGCAGGTCCACGTCATGCTCGGCGTGCCCGGCGTGAGCGGTGAGCCGCTCGAGCTCCTCGCGCGCATCCCCGCGAGCATCGCGTCGATGAACCCCGAGATCGTCGTGATCGGGACGCTCTCGCTGATCGTGCTCTTCGGCATGCCGATGCTGCCGTGGTCGTGGACGAAGAAGATCCCGCCGCCGCTCGTCGTCGTCGTGCTCGCGATGTCGCTCGCCTCGTACTTCGACCTCGGGCACGAGCACCACTACCACGTCGCGTCGCACGACTACGTGGTCGGCCCGAGCTTCCTCGTGCGCCTGCCCGGGAGCCTCCTCTCCGCGATCACGCTCCCCGACTTCTCGAGCGCGTTCGACGCGACGTCGATCCGCTACGTCGTGATGTTCGCGCTCGTCGGCTCGATCGAGTCGCTGCTCAGCGCGAAGGCGGTCGACTCGCTCGACCCGCTGAAGCGCCGGAGCGATCTCGATCGCGACCTGCTCGCGACCGGCATCGGCAACGTGATCGCGGGGATGATCGGCGGGCTGCCGATGATCTCCGAGATCGTCCGCAGCTCGGCGAACGTGAACAACGGAGCGCGCACCCGCCTCGCGAACTTCTCGCACGGCGTGTTCCTGCTGCTCTTCGTGTCCGTCGCGCCGTGGCTGCTGCAGCGGATCCCGCTCGCCGCGCTCGCCGCGATGCTCGTCTACACCGGCCTGCGTCTCGCCTCGCCGCAGGAGCTCGCGAGGACGTGGCGCATCGGGCGCGAGCAGATGGTCATCTTCGGCGCGACGCTGCTGGTCACGCTCGCCACCGATCTGCTGGTCGGCGTGCTCGCCGGCATCCTCGTGAAGACCGCGCTGCACTGGCGCAACGGGATGCCGCTGCGGAACGTGCTCCGCCCTCACGTCGAGGTGATCGAGGACGGCGAGGTCACGACGTTGCGCATCGCCCAGGCCGCGGTCTTCTCGAACTTCCTCACGATCAAGCGGCACCTCGCGCAGGTCCCGGCGCAGCGCTCGGTCGTGATCGATCTCTCGGGCACGCACATCGTCGATCACACGGTGATGGAGCGCCTGCACGAGCTGATGGACGAGTGGAACCTCGTCGGGCGGCAGCTCGAGGTGATCGGGCTCGACGCGCACCGAGGGCTCTCCGAGCATCCGCTCGCGGCACGGAAGAAGGCGCTGGAGGTCGCATGA
- a CDS encoding universal stress protein: protein MTSQSSLVVGIDFRAASARALGHALAMLRKGCASQVHVVHVLPPELARDEALLHAVPEAIADVVAQMGARAPSRPTWAHVRAGRVRPELRRLAFDLGADTIVLGARPQPRVARGVSAQVVDDPYAPFSVLVAGDHLELDARGLVARRCVACEAIRRTPDVTWPWCVDHRPLGAGLPRRLDAPDASDGLGRVVH from the coding sequence ATGACCAGCCAGAGCTCGCTCGTCGTCGGCATCGACTTCCGCGCCGCGTCGGCGCGCGCGCTGGGACACGCGCTCGCGATGCTGCGCAAGGGATGCGCGTCGCAGGTGCACGTCGTTCACGTGCTCCCGCCCGAGCTCGCTCGCGACGAGGCGCTGCTCCACGCCGTGCCCGAGGCGATCGCCGACGTCGTCGCGCAGATGGGCGCGCGCGCGCCGAGCCGCCCGACCTGGGCCCACGTCCGCGCCGGCCGCGTGCGTCCCGAGCTGCGGCGGCTCGCGTTCGACCTCGGCGCCGACACGATCGTGCTCGGCGCGCGCCCGCAGCCTCGCGTCGCGCGCGGCGTGTCCGCGCAGGTCGTCGACGATCCGTACGCGCCGTTCTCGGTGCTCGTCGCGGGCGATCACCTCGAGCTCGACGCGCGCGGGCTCGTGGCCCGGCGCTGCGTCGCGTGCGAAGCGATCCGCCGCACGCCCGACGTCACCTGGCCGTGGTGCGTCGATCACCGTCCTCTCGGGGCCGGCCTGCCTCGGCGCCTCGACGCGCCGGACGCGTCCGATGGCCTCGGCCGCGTCGTCCACTGA
- a CDS encoding sensor histidine kinase, whose product MQIATRLWLTLLVTMSTVLVVGVILRVQEEQRLLLEVTLRDRRFFAHALHAAITRDHTSADPLDEARRMLDREEVAAAHIVARLVSLDGHPGLRPPALPAREIAPLSRGAVVVGVHGEEVLTYIPLEQTGGIAIELAEPQAVNELLERIGWWSLIMQALTLAMLEALVTWGLVRWLVGRPLGRLALLARRIGGGDLDARSELATKAGEVGILAGEMNHMAERLQDARKRIEEADAERVAALEQLRHADRLRTVGQLASALAHELGTPLNVVSGYARIIEQDDRVPDDARSSARTVLEQASRMARIIRDLLDFARRKSTQPAPHVVAEIARHAADTLAPLARRQRATIDVETRAPDASVRADAQQILQVLTNLINNALQAMPEGGRVHLVVDQRDATPPEGVHAKGGRYVSVAVVDTGTGIAPEDLPHLFEPFFTRKGEGEGTGIGLPVVEGIVREHGGWIAVESEPGRGSKFEVFLPRYER is encoded by the coding sequence ATGCAGATCGCCACCCGTCTCTGGCTCACGCTGCTCGTCACGATGTCCACCGTGCTCGTCGTGGGCGTCATCCTGCGCGTGCAGGAGGAGCAGCGCCTCCTGCTCGAGGTCACGCTCCGCGATCGTCGCTTCTTCGCGCACGCATTGCACGCGGCGATCACGCGCGACCACACCAGCGCCGATCCGCTCGACGAAGCGCGGCGGATGCTCGATCGCGAGGAGGTCGCGGCCGCGCACATCGTCGCGCGCCTCGTCTCGCTCGACGGGCACCCCGGCCTGCGCCCGCCCGCGCTGCCGGCGCGCGAGATCGCGCCGCTCTCGCGCGGAGCGGTGGTCGTGGGCGTGCACGGCGAAGAGGTCCTCACGTACATCCCGCTCGAGCAGACAGGCGGGATCGCGATCGAGCTCGCGGAGCCGCAGGCGGTGAACGAGCTGCTCGAGCGGATCGGGTGGTGGTCGCTGATCATGCAGGCGCTCACGCTGGCGATGCTCGAGGCGCTGGTCACGTGGGGCCTCGTGCGGTGGCTCGTCGGTCGTCCGCTCGGGCGGCTCGCGCTGCTCGCGCGGCGCATCGGCGGCGGAGATCTCGACGCGCGCTCGGAGCTCGCGACGAAGGCCGGCGAGGTCGGGATCCTCGCCGGCGAGATGAACCACATGGCGGAGCGGCTGCAGGACGCGCGCAAGCGCATCGAGGAGGCCGATGCCGAGCGCGTCGCCGCGCTCGAGCAGCTCCGCCATGCCGATCGGCTGCGCACGGTCGGACAGCTCGCGTCGGCGCTCGCGCACGAGCTCGGGACGCCGCTCAACGTCGTGTCGGGATACGCGCGGATCATCGAGCAGGACGATCGGGTGCCCGACGATGCGCGATCGAGCGCGCGCACGGTGCTCGAGCAGGCGAGCCGGATGGCTCGGATCATCCGCGACCTGCTCGACTTCGCGCGACGCAAGAGCACGCAGCCCGCGCCCCACGTCGTCGCGGAGATCGCGCGGCACGCGGCGGACACGCTCGCGCCGCTCGCGCGACGCCAGCGCGCGACGATCGACGTGGAGACGCGCGCGCCCGACGCGAGCGTGCGCGCCGACGCGCAGCAGATCCTCCAGGTGCTCACGAACCTCATCAACAACGCGCTGCAGGCGATGCCCGAGGGCGGGCGCGTCCACCTCGTCGTCGACCAGCGCGACGCCACGCCTCCCGAGGGTGTGCACGCGAAGGGCGGACGGTACGTGTCGGTCGCGGTCGTGGACACCGGCACCGGCATCGCGCCCGAGGACCTGCCGCACCTGTTCGAGCCGTTCTTCACGCGCAAGGGCGAAGGCGAAGGCACGGGGATCGGGCTGCCGGTCGTCGAGGGCATCGTGCGCGAGCACGGCGGATGGATCGCGGTCGAGAGCGAGCCGGGGCGTGGGAGCAAATTCGAGGTGTTCCTGCCGCGCTACGAGCGCTGA